DNA from Actinomycetota bacterium:
CGATGTACAGGGATGCCCTCGAAATCATCTGTGGGATAGCTGTCGGGGGCGATGATCAGACTGGGAATGGCTCGTTTGTGCAATTCGCGCGCGACCTGCACGACTGAATTTGCTACGCCATTGACTCGAGGACTGAAGGACTCGGCAGCGATTGCAACGCGCATAGCCTTATCAAGCCTGATGGACAAGATGAGAGGCAATGCGTAATGCAACGTGTTGGAAAACCCTTGGCGAACAAACAACTTTGGCGAACTCAAGATGCCCGGCCTTGGTGCACGTGGACTTAGCGTGCAGACATGGTCGCAGCTGCGTTCTTTGATCTCGACAACACATTGGTCCGCGGTTCCTCGCTGTTTCACTTCGGGATGTATCTCAGTCGTGCCGGTGTCATCAATCCCATTCACGTTCTCCGCCACCTAGGCAAGCAACTGGTGTACGTGCATCAAGGGGGAGAACGCGAAGGCATGCCAACGGACATCGCCAAGCGCATGCTGCAGCTTGTGCGTGGACGTTCTCAGTCTGAGCTTCGTTCGCACGCACGTACCTTCGTGAGCATGCACTTGCGAGAGCATCTCGTTGCCTCTGCGTTGGCTGAAGTGATGGCATTCCAGTTTCGCGGTATTCCTGTCGTCCTGGCCACCGCAAGCCCACAGGACCTTGCAGATGCCATCGCCGCAGAACTGGGTCTTGCTGGAGCGGTCGGCACGATTGCCGAGGTTCGAGA
Protein-coding regions in this window:
- a CDS encoding HAD-IB family hydrolase; amino-acid sequence: MVAAAFFDLDNTLVRGSSLFHFGMYLSRAGVINPIHVLRHLGKQLVYVHQGGEREGMPTDIAKRMLQLVRGRSQSELRSHARTFVSMHLREHLVASALAEVMAFQFRGIPVVLATASPQDLADAIAAELGLAGAVGTIAEVRDGKYTGLLGSPIAHGLQKARRVQALMAQQQWTAQDSWAFTDSVHDLPLLASVGHPVVVNPDRHLTRLAELNSWPILPGSGGPVRPARAPSKVLLP